The sequence below is a genomic window from Nitrospinota bacterium.
ATATCTCCTCGCTTCCCATATCCAACTCTTCCGATTCCTGAGCGTCGTATTCGCTGCTAAGATTGGGTGAAGATTCCAGATAACTTTTGATTTCGTCCTGTCTGAATGTGTTGAGGATAGCTTTAGCAAACTCATTCAGAAGAGCTTCTTGTTGTTTAACCTGCTCAAGAGGTCCGCTGTAATGCTCTTGTATGGTCAAAGCATAGCTCATCTTTAGCGAACGTCCTCCCTGGTTAAGAGGGTGGTCCTCTGACATATCATTATTGGGGTAGAGAAACTGAAGCTTTTGCCTTGCTTTTTTGAGAAGGCCAAGGTTGATGCCAAACTTTTCTCCAATTAGATAAGAAAGTCCTGCATGTGTTCCTTCACTTTTTGCAATATTTTTAGCTTCCTCGCAATATACTTGAACTTGTTCGAATTCCATACTTCCTAAACTTGATAGGTAAAAGTTATCTGTCTATCTTCTAGCTATTATTCTTGTATTGAAGAAAGAAGTAAACCCTAAAAATATATCCGGTTTGCAACAAAGATAATTCTGAAAGGGGTTTTATCCGTATATTTTAGCACATAGATAGGCAATAAAACGGGTTGCGGAATGAAAGAAGGGCTCGTTTCCTTTAATTGGCCTGACATGGATAAACTTCATCCCCGCATCAACGGCTCCACCATCTGTGATATAGCTGTCCCCAATCATGCATACCTTGGATGGGTCATCCATATCAAGATATTCGGTCATGGCGATTTGAAATCCCCGCGGATCAGGTTTGGCTGGCACGTTAGCAACTACTTGTGTACCAATTTCCAAAAAAGGTTTAAAACGGTTTTCCCAGGCGTTGGTATAAATGGCCACTTTAAACCCTTTTTCCAGCATGGAACGTACATGATTTATGACCGATTGACTGAACTCACTTTGATGGTGGGGAGTGAGTGTGCCGTCAGCATCTATTAGAATCCCTTCAAGGCCAATTTCCTGAAGCTTGTTGATGGGAATTTCCTCAAACCGTTTCACTTTCATGAAGGTTTTCAGTCTTGATGGGCTGAAAGGAAGAGCAAGAAACCGGGAAACTTTTGCCCGGGTCAATCCTTCGCGTTCGGGTGAGACACTGCTTGACATTAAAGAACCGATTCTGCGGCAAGAAGTCCGACCTGGGCCCAATCCACCAGTTCGTCTAATTCCTCTTTGGACATATTAAGGGCAGCCAGGCAGTTCTCATCAATAGAAGCATGACTGGTTTCATAAGGATGACTCAGGTCATATACATTGGCTATCCGGTTTGCGGTGCTTACCAAACGGGTCAGGTCGGGTATTTGATCTACTTCCAGACCAGATCTACCATGAGCTGCT
It includes:
- a CDS encoding HAD hydrolase-like protein, yielding MSSSVSPEREGLTRAKVSRFLALPFSPSRLKTFMKVKRFEEIPINKLQEIGLEGILIDADGTLTPHHQSEFSQSVINHVRSMLEKGFKVAIYTNAWENRFKPFLEIGTQVVANVPAKPDPRGFQIAMTEYLDMDDPSKVCMIGDSYITDGGAVDAGMKFIHVRPIKGNEPFFHSATRFIAYLCAKIYG